CGGGGCGGAGACGGCACGTTGGCGACGGCGGGGACGCTCGGCGGCAGCCAGGCCGGCTTGCGGGTCGGCTACCGGCTCAACCGCGATACGGCGCGGCCGCTTTCGCTCAGCGGCCGCCTCTATGCTCCGCTGGAAACGGACGGCGCCGAGGCCGCGGTCGGCCTCGAATGGAAGCCGCTCGCCGATGTCCCGGTCCGCATTCTGGCCGAGCGCCGGCAGAGACTGAGCGGGGACGGCCGCTCCGCATTCGCGATTCTCGCTTATGGCGGCGTCAGCGAGGCGCGCATTGCCGGCCCGTTGCGGCTCGATGCCTATGCGCAGGCGGGAATGGTTGGGCTGCATTCGAAAGATCTGTTCGCCGACGGCGCCGCTACAGTGTCGCTCCCGCTGGGCGCGCGCGCGCAGGTGGGCATCGGTCTGTGGGGCGCGGCGCAGCCTGGTGTCTCGCGTCTCGATGCCGGGCCGCAGGTCAGCGTGCGCCTGCCCGTCACCGCCGCCAATCTGCGCCTGTCGGCCGGCTATCGGGTGCGGGTGGCGGGCGATGCGCTGCCTGCCTCCGGGCCCGCGCTCACCCTGGCCGCGGATTTTTGAGTTTTCGCGGGCCGGGCCGCCTTCCGTAGCCCGCCTTTAGCGGCTAGCGTCGCGCCGACCCATGGATATCTATTTGCCCGTCGCCGGCCTGTCCGTAAACGCGCTGATGATCATCGGCCTCGGCGGCGTCGTCGGCCTGCTGACCGGCATGCTCGGCGTCGGCGGTGGTTTCCTCACCACGCCGATCCTGATCTTCTACGGCATCCCGCCCGCGGTCGCGGTCGCGTCGGCGACGACGCAGATCACCGGCACCAGCGTGTCGGGCGTGATGGCCCATCGCCGCCGCAAGGGCGTCGATTACCGGATGGGCGGCGTGCTCGTGGTCGGCGGCATATTCGGCGCGGGCGCCGGCGGCGCGCTCTTCCGCCTGCTTCAGGACAGCGGCCAGATCGATACGGTCATCGCCATGCTCTATGTCCTGCTGCTCGGCGGCATCGGCATATTGATGGCCCGGGAATCGGCCGAGGCCCTGGAGATCATCAAGCCCAAGCCCGACAAGAAGCCCGCGCGTCGCCATCATCCGCTGATCGCGGTGCTGCCGCTGCGCTGGCGCTTCTATCATTCCGGCCTCTACATCTCGCCGCTGGCGCCGCTCCTGCTCGGTTTCTTCTCGGGCATGATGACGGTGCTGCTCGGCGTCGGCGGCGGCTTCATCGTCGTGCCGGCGATGATCTACCTGCTCGGCATGTCGACCATGATGGTGGTCGGAACGTCGCTGTTCCAGATCCTGTTCGTCACCGCCGCGACGACCTTGATCCACGCCACCACGACCAAGTCGGTCGATATCGTGCTGGCGGCTCTGCTGCTGCTCGGCAGCGTGATCGGCGCCCAGTTTGGCGCCCGTTTCGCTCAGACGGTAAAGCCGGAGCTGCTGCGCATGGGCCTCGCGATCGTCGTCATCGCGGTGGCGCTGCGCATGGCGCTACAGCTCGGCTGGCGACCGGCCGAAATCTATACGGTGCAGTTGCTGTGACCTGGGTCCGGATACTGGCGCTGCTCCTGTTCTGGCCGCTGACGATCGGCGCCACCGAGCCCAAGCTCGTGCCCGACGTGTCGCATCGCGACATCGAGATACGCTACAGTTTCACCGGCGCCGAACTGCTGCTGTTCGGCGCGATCGTCTATCCCGACGGCCGCATACCGAAGACGCCGGACATCGCGGTCGTGATCAAGGGCCCGATGGTGCCGATCATCGTCCGCGAAAAGCAGAAGGTGGCGGGCATCTGGATGAACGTCGAGAGCGAGCGCTTCCGCTCCGCCCCCTCTTTCTACGCCGTCGCCTCTTCGCGCCCGCTGCCCGAGCTGGTCGACGAGCGCACCGCCGCGATCTACGAGCTTGGCCTCGACAATATGCAATTGTCGCCCGGCGCCGGCGCCACCCCCGAGGAGCGCCGCCGCTTCGAGGAAGGGCTGATCGACCTGATGAAGCGGCGCCAGCTCTATTTGGAGGATCCCACCGGCGTCGAGATAACGGAGGGCGTTCTCTATCGGGCGCGGGTCGACATTCCGGCGCGGGTGCCGGTCGGCGAATACACCGCCGAGACCTTCCTCATCCAGGACGGACGCGTGGTTGCCGCCGCGGTGCGGGAGATCCGGATCGAGAAGCTCGGCTTCGAGCGCTTCGTCGCAATGGCGGCCGAGCGCTGGTCGATCGCCTACGGCCTGTTCGCGGTTCTGGTGTCGCTATTGCTGGGCTGGGGCGCGAGCGCGCTGTTCCGGCGCACGTAGCACCCGTAAGCGGCGCCAATCACTTGTTTACCCCTGTCGTCTAGGGATTGGACGGTACGTCTCTTCACAAGGGAAAGACCGGCCGCGCATGGACGAAATGATGAACTTCAGCAGCTTGCCGGGCGCGGCCGATCAGGCGCCCGCTACCCACGCCGTTTCGCCGCAAATGCGGGCGAAGGCGCGGCACGAGGCGCTGGGTTCCGTCGCGTCCGTCACCGGCGGCGGCGCGCAGATCGAGATCGAGGGACGCCGCCTGCGCGAGCTGGCGCTGGACAGCGACCCGACGGTCGCCATGTCGGGCCAGGTCGGCAGCCAGGTGAAGCTGGAATCGGGCCGCCGCTGGCTGCTCGCCAACGTCCGGAACCTGCGCCGCACCGACAGCGAAAGCGATGTCATCAGCGCCGAGATCGACTTCCTCGGCGAAGGCGACGAGGACGAGGCGACCGGTCGGCTGGTCAATTTCAAGCGCGGCGTCACCAGCTTCCCGATTCCCGGCAACCGCGTCTTCCCGGTCACCGGCGACGACTTGAAGCAGATGTTCGCCGCCGACGACCGTCCCCATATCGAGATCGGCACCGTCTATCCGACCCGCGACGTCCGCGGCGCCCTCTATGTCGACGCCCTGCTCGGCAAGCATTTCGCTTTGCTCGGCTCGACCGGTACCGGCAAGTCGACCGCGACCGCTCTGATCATGCACCGCATCTGCGACATGGCCCCGGAAGGCCATATCGTCATGATCGATCCGCACGGCGAATATTCGGCCGCGTTCAAGGGCTATGGCGAGCTGTTCAACGTCGACAATCTCGCCATGCCTTATTGGCTGATGAACTTCGAAGAGCATTGCGAGGTGTTCATCACCTCCGCCGGCGCCGAGCGGCAGCGCGACAGCGACATCCTCGCCAAGTGTCTGCTGCTCGCCCGTTCGAAGAACCGGGCGGCCGAGGGCCTGACCAAGCTGACTGTGGATTCGCCGATCCCGTACACATTGTCGGACCTCACCAACGCCATCAATCACGAGATGGGCCTGCTCAACAAGGCGACCGACACCGCGCCCTTCATGCGGCTCAAGACCAAGATCGACGAGCTAAAGGCCGATCCGCGCTACAGTTTCATGTTTTCGGGGATGCTCGTCGCAGACAGCATGACCGGCTTCATCTCGAAGATTTTCCGCCTGCCGGCCAAGGGCAAGCCGATCTCGATCGTCGACGTCTCGGGCGTTCCGTCGGACATCACCTCGGTGGTGGTGGCCGTGCTTTCGCGCCTCGTCTTCGATTATGCGATCTGGTCGCGCAACGAGCTGCAGCGGCCGGTGCTCCTGGTCTGCGAGGAGGCGCACCGCTACGTGCCCGCCGACAAGACTTCGAGCGGCCAGGCGGTGCGCAAGGTTCTCGAGCGGATCGCCAAGGAAGGCCGTAAGTACGGCGTGTCGCTGGGGCTCATCACCCAGCGTCCGTCCGATCTGGCCGAAGGCGTGCTCTCCCAGTGCGGCACGATCATCTCGATGCGCCTCAACAACGAACGCGACCAGGCTTTCGTGAAGAGCGCGATGCCGGAGGGCGCGCGCGGCTTCCTCGACGTCATCCCGGCGCTGCGCAACCGCGAATGCATCGTCTGCGGCGAAGGCGTCTCGATCCCGCTGCGCGTGGCCTTCGACGATCTCGAGCGCGACCGCCGTCCGGCCTCGTCGGATCCGGCCTTCTCGGACCTGTGGAAGCAGACCGGCGACGAGGAGGCGATGGTCGCCCGCGTCGTCAAGCGCTGGCGCGCCCAGGGCCGCTGACGGCCTTCCCCTCGGAACCAAAAAAGGGCGGTGCCGAGGCGCCGCCCTTTTCCTTTTCAACGAACCTTTTTGGGCTCAGCCCTTGGCGGGCTTCTTGTCGGTCTTGGCTTCCGCCTGCTGGACCGGGCCGCGCGCCGCGCCGGTCGGGACTGCGAGCAGGTTGCGCAGCTTCTGCCGGAAGCTGGCGAGCTCGCCGCCGGCAAGCTGGGCGCGCATCGTGAACTTGACCGACGCCGGGTTGATCGGCGTGCCGTTGCGATAGAGCTCGTAATGGAGGTGCGGGCCGGTCGAGAGGCCGGTGGAGCCGATATAGCCGATCACCTGGCCCTGGCGGACGCGCTGTCCGGGCTCGGCGACGATCCGGCTCATGTGGCTGTAGCTGGTCATCAGGCCCCCGGCATGGTTGATCCGGACCTGCTTGCCGTAGCCCCCGGCCCAGCCGGCGCGGGCGACGCGGCCGTCGGTGGCGGCGAGGATCGGCGTGCCGTAGCCGCCGCGGAAGTCCATGCCCTTGTGCATGCGCGAGTAACCGAGGATCGGGTGGCGGCGCATGCCGAAATTGGAGGAAACCGCGCCCGGAACCGGGCGCTGCAGCATTCCGCTGGTCTTGCCGACGCCCGAGGCCTCGAACCATTGCAGGCGGCCGCCCTGGTCCCACTGCATCAATTGCAGGTCCTTGCCGTTGGCGCGGTTGAGGCCGGCATAGAGGAGTTCGCCGGTCTCGGTCTCGCCGGTGGCGGCGCGGCGGTGCCGGACGATGATGTCGAAGCGATCGTTAGCGCCGACCGAGCCGATGTTGAGCTGGGTGGAGAGTGCGCGGATATAGGCCTCGACCGCCTTGGCGGGTGCGCCGGCGGCGCGCGCCGTGCGGTAAAGGCTGGATCCGACCGTCCCCTGGATGCGCAGCGGCGTGTTGTCGACCGCGATCGGGATCTGGGTGAGCTGCAGCGCCCCGCCCACACGGTTGACCTCGAGCTTCAGATCGAAATCGGCACGGAAGGCGAGCGCGTCGAGCGGGCGCGGCACGTTGCGGTTGGGGCGGCGGCCGAGAGTCAGGTCGAGCGTCGTGCCGCCCTTAAGGTCGGCGAGCGGCATGACCCGGGCGATCATGGCCGCGACGGCCGCTGCTTCCTCGTCGGCGATGCCGGCGCGTTCGAGCGCGCGCGCGAAGCCGTCGCCGCTGGAGAGCGTGGCGACGAGGTCGATGCTGGGCCGTTCGGGCGTGTCGGTGAGCGGTTCGACCGCGTCGGTCGGCGCCATGCGGCGGCCGGTGTCGCCGCCGTAAGCGAGCGGTGCGATGGCGAGCGTGCGGGCCTCTTCCCATTGCGCGTCCGGCAGGACCGGCGAAGCGGCGTGGAGCGGCTCGAGCCCGGGGGCGAGCGCATAAGCGGCGTAACAAAGGAGGCTGCAGGTCGCGAGACCGCGCCACCAGGTGCGCGATCCGATCCGCGCGCCGAGGTCGGTAACGAGTTCGATATCCGCAGCGGGGATCGCGTCCTTGACCTTGCTGCCGAAACCGCGGGCGATCGCCGGCCGGTGCAGCGCATTGTCCAGGCTCAGCGCGGCCGTGCCGCTGCCGTTGCCGGACGAAAACTCGTTAAATTGATACAAGATTGCCCCGCACCTTCGGTAATCTGCCCCCGCCGCTTTCGCGACGGCCCGGAAACTCTGGGGAAACAGGGTTAAAGTAAAGTGTAGAATTACGGAGATGGGCCAACCTGTGCGGTGAATCGCGCCGTGCCATCGACGAACCGAAGAATTCGCGGGAACCTTAGGGAAAGATTGCGCTTTCGCGCGCCAATGCCGATCTATCGCCCATGAGCGACTACGCCCGGGCGCCCCTTGCCGCCATCCTCGGTCCGACCAACACTGGAAAGACCCATCTGGCCGTCGAGCGCATGTGCGCCCATTCGAGCGGGATGATCGGATTCCCGCTGCGACTACTGGCGCGCGAGGTCTACGACCGGGTCGTCAAATTGAAGGGCGAGAGCCGGGTCGCCCTGATCACCGGCGAGGAGAAAATCCTGCCGAAGGACGCGCGCTGGTTCCTTTGCACGGCGGAATCGATGCCGATGGAGCGCGATTTCGCGTTCGTCGCGCTCGACGAGGCGCAGCTCGGCGCCGATCCCGAGCGCGGCCATGTCTTCACCGATCGGATGCTGCACGCCCGCGGCCGCGAGGAGACGATGATCCTCGGCTCCGAAGCGTTGAAGCCGATGGTGCGGGCTTTGCTGCCCAAGGCCGAGATCATCAGCCGGCCGCGTTTCTCGACCCTGAGCTTTGCCGCTCCGACGAAGCTGTCGCGGCTGCCGCCGCGCTCGGCGATCGTCGCCTTCTCGGCCGAGCAGGTCTATGCGGTCGCCGAGATGCTGCGCCGGATGCGCGGCGGCGCGGCGGTGGTGATGGGCGCGCTCTCGCCCCGCACCCGCAACGCCCAGGTCGCCATGTACCAGGCCGGCGAGGTCGATTATCTCGTCGCCACCGACGCAATCGGCATGGGGCTCAACATGGACGTCACCCATGTCGCCTTCGCCGGCCTCGGCAAGTTCGACGGCCGCCGGCGCCGCCGGCTGACCCCGGCCGAGATGGCGCAGATCGCGGGCCGCGCCGGCCGGCACCAGCGCGACGGCACGTTCGGCACCCTGCTGCTCGACGGCGAGCGCAGCGCCGAATTCACGCCCGAGGAGATATCCGCGATCGAGGAACATCGCTTCGCGCCGATGGACTTCCTCTATTGGCGCGAGGGCGAGCCTTCGTTCCGCAGCGTCGAGGCCCTGGTCCGCGATCTCGAGCGGCGGCCGGGCGAGGCCGGGCTCCGCCCTGCGCCCGAAGCGGTCGATCTTGCCGTGCTGAAGCGCCTTGCCGAGGATCCCGAGGTGCGCGGCCGCGCCGTGGGCCCGGACCGAGTCCGCCGCTTATGGTCGGCTTGCGGGCTGCCGGATTTCCGCAAGACCGGCCCCGACCATCACGCCCGCCTCGTCGCGCGCCTCTACGCCTTCCTGACCGAGGGCAATGGCCGCATCCCACAGGGCTGGTATGCCGAGCAGGTCGCCCGGCTCGACAATGTCCAGGGCGATATCGACACGCTCGCCGACCGCATCGCCGGGGTGCGCACCTGGGCCTATATCGCCCACCGCGCCGACTGGCTGCTCGATCCCGCCGCGATGGCCGAGCGCACCCGCGAGGTCGAGGAGAAGCTCTCCGACGCGCTGCACGAACGGCTCACCCAGCGCTTTGTTGACCGCCGCACCGCGGTGCTGATGCGCGACGTCGGCGGCAAGGGCGCGGCCGAATTCCCGGTCCTCGTCGACGAGCAGGGCGAGGTCAGCGTCGGCACCTATCCGATCGGCCGGCTCGAAGGCTTCCATTTCGAGGTCGATCCGGCCGCGCGCCACGCCGACCGCAAGATGCTGCTCGCCACCGCCGAGCGCCGCCTGGGCGGCGAATTCGAGAAGCGCGCCGCCGCTTTGGTCGCGGACACCGACGAGCATTTCACCTTGCGGACCGAGGCGGACCAGATCGTCGCCATCCTGTGGCGCGGGCACGAGGTGGCGCGGCTCGGCCCCGGCAAGAATCTGCTTTCGCCCCGCGTGCTGCTCGACCGCCGCCTCGAGCGCCTGTCGGACCGCGGCCGAGAGGCGGCGATCGCGAGGCTGAAGACCTGGGTCGCGCACCAGATCGAGAGCGTGCTCGGCCCGCTCCGCAAGGTCGGCGCCGCCGGCCAGGATCCGGCCCTGCCGCCCGCCGTACGCTCGGTCCTCGCCATGATCGCCGACGAAGGCGGCAGCCTCGCCCGCTCCGAAGTGGCCGAGGCGCTCGGCCAGGTCCCCAAGGAGCAGCGCCGGCTGATCTCGCGCCTGCGCATCCGCATCGGCGCGCTCGATCTGTTCATGATCGACCTTCTGAAACCCGAGGCGGTGCGCTGGCGCACGGCGTTGCGGGCCGCCCGCGCCGGCCGGCCGATGCCCTTGCTGCCGCCGCCGGCAAGCGTCGTGCTCGACACGCCGGGGGAGGAGCGCCGCGCCTTGCTCGGCC
This portion of the Sphingomonas sp. LY54 genome encodes:
- a CDS encoding sulfite exporter TauE/SafE family protein, which translates into the protein MDIYLPVAGLSVNALMIIGLGGVVGLLTGMLGVGGGFLTTPILIFYGIPPAVAVASATTQITGTSVSGVMAHRRRKGVDYRMGGVLVVGGIFGAGAGGALFRLLQDSGQIDTVIAMLYVLLLGGIGILMARESAEALEIIKPKPDKKPARRHHPLIAVLPLRWRFYHSGLYISPLAPLLLGFFSGMMTVLLGVGGGFIVVPAMIYLLGMSTMMVVGTSLFQILFVTAATTLIHATTTKSVDIVLAALLLLGSVIGAQFGARFAQTVKPELLRMGLAIVVIAVALRMALQLGWRPAEIYTVQLL
- a CDS encoding TIGR02186 family protein encodes the protein MTWVRILALLLFWPLTIGATEPKLVPDVSHRDIEIRYSFTGAELLLFGAIVYPDGRIPKTPDIAVVIKGPMVPIIVREKQKVAGIWMNVESERFRSAPSFYAVASSRPLPELVDERTAAIYELGLDNMQLSPGAGATPEERRRFEEGLIDLMKRRQLYLEDPTGVEITEGVLYRARVDIPARVPVGEYTAETFLIQDGRVVAAAVREIRIEKLGFERFVAMAAERWSIAYGLFAVLVSLLLGWGASALFRRT
- a CDS encoding ATP-binding protein, translated to MMNFSSLPGAADQAPATHAVSPQMRAKARHEALGSVASVTGGGAQIEIEGRRLRELALDSDPTVAMSGQVGSQVKLESGRRWLLANVRNLRRTDSESDVISAEIDFLGEGDEDEATGRLVNFKRGVTSFPIPGNRVFPVTGDDLKQMFAADDRPHIEIGTVYPTRDVRGALYVDALLGKHFALLGSTGTGKSTATALIMHRICDMAPEGHIVMIDPHGEYSAAFKGYGELFNVDNLAMPYWLMNFEEHCEVFITSAGAERQRDSDILAKCLLLARSKNRAAEGLTKLTVDSPIPYTLSDLTNAINHEMGLLNKATDTAPFMRLKTKIDELKADPRYSFMFSGMLVADSMTGFISKIFRLPAKGKPISIVDVSGVPSDITSVVVAVLSRLVFDYAIWSRNELQRPVLLVCEEAHRYVPADKTSSGQAVRKVLERIAKEGRKYGVSLGLITQRPSDLAEGVLSQCGTIISMRLNNERDQAFVKSAMPEGARGFLDVIPALRNRECIVCGEGVSIPLRVAFDDLERDRRPASSDPAFSDLWKQTGDEEAMVARVVKRWRAQGR
- a CDS encoding M23 family metallopeptidase, with translation MYQFNEFSSGNGSGTAALSLDNALHRPAIARGFGSKVKDAIPAADIELVTDLGARIGSRTWWRGLATCSLLCYAAYALAPGLEPLHAASPVLPDAQWEEARTLAIAPLAYGGDTGRRMAPTDAVEPLTDTPERPSIDLVATLSSGDGFARALERAGIADEEAAAVAAMIARVMPLADLKGGTTLDLTLGRRPNRNVPRPLDALAFRADFDLKLEVNRVGGALQLTQIPIAVDNTPLRIQGTVGSSLYRTARAAGAPAKAVEAYIRALSTQLNIGSVGANDRFDIIVRHRRAATGETETGELLYAGLNRANGKDLQLMQWDQGGRLQWFEASGVGKTSGMLQRPVPGAVSSNFGMRRHPILGYSRMHKGMDFRGGYGTPILAATDGRVARAGWAGGYGKQVRINHAGGLMTSYSHMSRIVAEPGQRVRQGQVIGYIGSTGLSTGPHLHYELYRNGTPINPASVKFTMRAQLAGGELASFRQKLRNLLAVPTGAARGPVQQAEAKTDKKPAKG
- a CDS encoding helicase-related protein; translation: MSDYARAPLAAILGPTNTGKTHLAVERMCAHSSGMIGFPLRLLAREVYDRVVKLKGESRVALITGEEKILPKDARWFLCTAESMPMERDFAFVALDEAQLGADPERGHVFTDRMLHARGREETMILGSEALKPMVRALLPKAEIISRPRFSTLSFAAPTKLSRLPPRSAIVAFSAEQVYAVAEMLRRMRGGAAVVMGALSPRTRNAQVAMYQAGEVDYLVATDAIGMGLNMDVTHVAFAGLGKFDGRRRRRLTPAEMAQIAGRAGRHQRDGTFGTLLLDGERSAEFTPEEISAIEEHRFAPMDFLYWREGEPSFRSVEALVRDLERRPGEAGLRPAPEAVDLAVLKRLAEDPEVRGRAVGPDRVRRLWSACGLPDFRKTGPDHHARLVARLYAFLTEGNGRIPQGWYAEQVARLDNVQGDIDTLADRIAGVRTWAYIAHRADWLLDPAAMAERTREVEEKLSDALHERLTQRFVDRRTAVLMRDVGGKGAAEFPVLVDEQGEVSVGTYPIGRLEGFHFEVDPAARHADRKMLLATAERRLGGEFEKRAAALVADTDEHFTLRTEADQIVAILWRGHEVARLGPGKNLLSPRVLLDRRLERLSDRGREAAIARLKTWVAHQIESVLGPLRKVGAAGQDPALPPAVRSVLAMIADEGGSLARSEVAEALGQVPKEQRRLISRLRIRIGALDLFMIDLLKPEAVRWRTALRAARAGRPMPLLPPPASVVLDTPGEERRALLGRLGFRALGPQMLRVDMVERLARHAHEARAGKQPSVVDEALATSLGLQPPAVARLMKDIGFRPSSGAAGWVWKGRGRKRPEPRHDPSHAFAALAGLRRG